TTCTCCTCGCTGCGACGGTGACGCCCCCTTGAAGGACAAAAGGCGCCTCGACCGCCCGCGGCGATGGATTGGGGACGCTATGTGACTCTGGCCGAGGCGGCGCATCAAGCGCCTCTTTGATCTGCCGGGCGGTCCAGCGTCTGCGCGCGTCCCGTTCAAGGCCGCCTCGAATGAGCCGATGGAACGGCTCAGGTAATTTGACACCACCAAAATCCGGAGCGGCAGACAGAACCTTGCGCATGACTTCCGTCTGTGAACCATCGAAAGGCATCCGGCCGGTCAGGATTTCCGACAACATCACCGCCAAGGACCAGACGTCCCAAGCCTGTGACTGTTTGCCGTCATAGGCTTCCGGCGGCATGTACAGATAGGTGCCCATAGCTTGGCTGCTGCGGCGATAGGCATCCTCCCCCAGCGCCCGCACCAATCCGAAATCAGCCAGTTTCCACGCCCCCTTCACCTTCAGGACGTTCTCCGGCTTGATATCCCGATGAATCAAGCGATCGGATTGCGTGGCGAAATATTCCAAGGCGCAGGTCATCGCCATTCCCACGTCTCGCGCCAGACTAAGACGTGACGGACTAAGGGCCGCAGCCCCCGTCAAAGCATCGATCTTGGTCCTGAGCGTGATCGGTCGGCCATTCGGGTCCAGATCCGCCAGTTCCATCGTCATGTATAGAATCGATGCGTTGATCTTCCTTACGTCCACTTGGCCGCAGTGAAAGGCCCTGACGATATGATCGTTGTCCAGATCGGGCAGAACTAGTAGTTCGTTCATCTGGTCCCTGGCGATCCTTGGATTGGGATCGGGGAAGATCACCTTCACCGCACGCCGCCCGGCCCCCTTGCGGTCACCGACAACGCTGTCATAGCGGAACACGCCGCCAAAGCTGCCGCCCCCGAGAAATTCCCCCAGCAGAATTTCGGGTGTTAGCTGCTCGTTGACCAGCAGTCGGCAAGTGATGTCGTGAGGACCGGACATGCTATCAACGCCCCCTCGCTCTATCGAACATCCACCTGAAGCTGGCCGACGTCATCCACCCCCAGCGTCAAGGTCCGTCCTTCCAATGCTTTCGGATCATCCTGGTGCTGGAACACCCAGCGGGGGAAGGCGCGCTCGAACAGCATTTCCAGTTCGGTCTTTACCCGACGGCCGCCGAAGGCCAGCTTGTCGCCTTCGGCCATCACCCGCTCTATCCAGTCCGAAAGCGACGGGTCAATGATGATCTGGCAGCGCAGCTTGGTCTGGGCGTTGTCGATGAACAGGCGACAGAACTTGTCGCAGATGCCGTGTACGAAGGCGGGGCGGAGGAAGTCAAACACCACAATGTTCTCGCCCAGCCGATTGAGAAGTTCCGGGCGCTTCAGGTCGTTGATGAAGTGCTGTTTTACGTAATGGTCGAAGTGGGCGGCGACGGCCTCGGGCGTCATGCCGTCGATGCCGACCTGGGCTAGTTGATCGCCCAACTGGGCGGCGCCGATGTTGCTGGTGAAGATGATGACGGCCTGGTTGAAGAATACAGTCTGGCCCTTGC
The window above is part of the Magnetospirillum sp. 15-1 genome. Proteins encoded here:
- a CDS encoding protein kinase; amino-acid sequence: MSGPHDITCRLLVNEQLTPEILLGEFLGGGSFGGVFRYDSVVGDRKGAGRRAVKVIFPDPNPRIARDQMNELLVLPDLDNDHIVRAFHCGQVDVRKINASILYMTMELADLDPNGRPITLRTKIDALTGAAALSPSRLSLARDVGMAMTCALEYFATQSDRLIHRDIKPENVLKVKGAWKLADFGLVRALGEDAYRRSSQAMGTYLYMPPEAYDGKQSQAWDVWSLAVMLSEILTGRMPFDGSQTEVMRKVLSAAPDFGGVKLPEPFHRLIRGGLERDARRRWTARQIKEALDAPPRPESHSVPNPSPRAVEAPFVLQGGVTVAARRSAGPGFGNKRPSDADIANDPRVIEIRRGNEARNEALRRSTEDTIRIMNHLRDVADVIKNNPNDLGGLGRAYARHRAPAPVEQFPAPPSNVEQTAYQRAKPPSRARGQKEGGRKISLMISMGFAVLCAGYLLIPITKYEAAVSLYVCAGFDQYRVPPYGLWGKYALRMEDVRSDGFIRPSCLEYRGVADKITW